Genomic segment of Verrucomicrobiota bacterium:
CTGGGAACCGCGTGGTGGGCAATGTGGACTTGCGCGAGGGGTGGAACCATTACTTTTTCCATTCGACGAACGGGCTTTGGACGCCGGTCCCTTGGGATCTGGACATGCAGTTTATTCCGAAAACGCATTGGTCGGGATCCATCGCGCAGAAGGCTTGCCTGAACACCCCCGAACTGCGTGTGGAGTATGGCAACCGGGCGAGGGAGATTCTGGACCTGTTTTTGTCGGACGCGGCGGTGGATGGCGGTCAGATAGGGCAATTGATCGATGAATGGGCGTCGTTCGTGCGTCCGGAGGGGCTGGGGGAAACCTGGCCGGAAGTGGATCAAGCGATGTGGAACTATCATCCGCGCACACCGGGCGATGGTTCCGCCGGGGGGCAGACCAACCATCGCGGGAATTTCTTTCGCAGCCCGTTCGCGGATTCCCGAATCGGAGGCTCCTGGACGCGGCGCTTGAGCACGCCCGATTTCGAGGGCTTTTTGAACTATCTGAAGGAATACTGCACCGACACCTTCGGCGCGGGAAGCTGGGCCGCCAACAACGGCCAACCGAAAGGGTACGGGTATCGTTTTCTCGCCTCCGAGGCGGCGGACGCGTCGATTCCACAGCGCCCGGCGATTGCGTATGCGGGTTCGCCCGGATTTCCGATTCATGACTTGCGATTTGAAGTGTCCGCATTTGTCGATCCCCAGGGCGCATCCACTTTCCGCGGAGTCCAATGGCGGATCGCGGAGATCGGTTCTCCGGGTGTCGCGGGCTTTTTGAAAGGCACGCCGAGAAAGTATGAAATCGAGCCCGTTTGGGAGTCCCCTGAACTGCGAACTCCGGAGCAAAGAGTGCAGATCGCGGCAGACGCGCTTCGTCCCGGAAGAACCTATCGAGTGAGAGCGCGTTATTGGGACGCCAGCGGAAGGGCAAGTTCCTGGTCCTTGCCTTTTCAATTCATGGCTGGAGCACCGGACCTGGAGTCATGGCGCCGTGATTTGCGGGTGACGGAGATTCACTATCATCCTCTCGAGTCCTCCGGGGCCGAGTTCCGAGCTGGATTTTCCAGTTCGGATTTTGAGTTCGTCGAGCTGGCGAATTTGGGAAGCCGTCCACTCCCGATGGGTGCGGTGCGCCTGGCCGGGGGCGTGCGATACCAGTTTCCGGACAGCTTCGAACTGGCGCCCGCAGCCAGGACGTTGGTGGTGGGAAACAGGGAGGCCTTCGTTTTGCGAAACGGGTCGGCTTGGCCGGTGGCAGGCGTGTTTGAAGGCAACCTGGCCAACGACGCGGACACGATTCGGGTCGAGTATGGGGAGGGCACTCTGGTGGTGGAGGTTCGCTACCAGGATGCCATGCCATGGCCGGTGGACGCCGATGGACGGGGGCCGAGTTTGGAATGGATCGGAAACGCCGGCCAAATTCAGGGTGAAGTTTCGCTCTGGCGGGCGAGTGCGAGCCCAGGGGGGTCGCCGGGGCGGGCGGATCGATTGACCTATGCTGGCTGGTCGCAAGGCCGGCCTGCGCTGGCTGATCCTGATGCGGATCCCGACCTTGATGGCCATGTGAACTGGGTTGAATTTGCGAGTGGAGGGAATCCCTTGCTACGGGATGAAGGCTTCCGCTTGCGCGTTTTAGAAGGTTTGCCGGGGACAGCCGGGGCAGGGCTCGGGGCGAAGTTCGATGCGCAAACCGAGGGAGTCGTGGTGGAGTTGGAGGACTCCATGGATCTCGTTCATTGGAAGGTGTTGATGGAGGTGAAGTGGAATCCGTCTGCGAAGTTGGGTCCGGGGTGGCTGGAGACGTCCCTGCCGGTCTCGACTCGTGCCGGCGAAGCCCGCTGGATTCGCGGGCGGCTTCGGCGCGTCTTTTGAATCATTGGACCTCCCGACGAACTTGATGCTCAAGTTACTCACCACTCCGGACCCCGGCTCGGCGGAGTGTTTTGGCTTCTAACAGCCTTTGAACATGGTGAAGATTTGCAAAGGCCTGGATCAAGGTTCGGCGATGGCGAGGAGTTTACGATAGTGGTCCAGCGCCATGTGAAACTCCTGTTTTCCTGAGTCGGGGAGGAGCGGCGAGCTGCGGGCGATTTCCTCCTCCACACGCTGGAGGATCCATTCGACCTGAACTTTCTTCGGACGATGGGGAACCCCGGGGATTTCCACCCACCAGGGGGCTGTGTGAGCGAAGCGAACTCGTCCAGACTCGCGATTTTCAAAGCATCGAAGAGCGACCCAGCCGGACCGGCGCAGCGTGACCGGAACATTCAGCTCATGCACGAAGCTTCCCGCAGACGTGCGCTGGTTGAGAGGAGTGAGGGTTTGGACGACGTCCCCATTGACGATCATTTCGATCGATTGGAGCGCCTGTTCGCTGCGGACGCGGCCGGAGAGGGCGGTGGCCAGGGGGGAATCCGACGAGCCCGTCAGGCGAGCTCCGGGCCATTGGCCGCCGAGTTGCGCTGTGATCATGGGTCCCGTGGTGACAAAGGACCGACCCGCCGAGAGGCCCGCGATCCAGCGCTCATAGCTGAAGGGCTGGTCGAGGTGGACATAAACTCGGCTGAAGCCCATGGGAACGGGGTGAACGCCGTTGGCGGTGCCTGCGGTGGGTTTGATTTTGAATCCGCAATTGAGCAACGCGTAGTAGGTTTGAAATCCGTAGTGGGTCCATGCCCGTTCGGTGTCGATGCCGGTGCCGGCGTCGGGAAGATTCATCCAGGCGGCTCCGGGGATGGCCCAATTGCGGACCCCGAATTCCGTTTGCCAGTGATGATTGTTGGCGAGTTCGTAGAGGTCGATGTTGAGGATCGGCGGCAGGAGCAGCGACCAGTTCCAGTTATGTTTTTCGAGGTCGAAAAGGGCGCCTTCGGCACGGGCCTTTTCCGCGATCGAACGCAGGGGAAACACTTTTTGGTCGAACCGGGTGGTATGGTTGAGAATGAGCACCGCTCCGAGCGTGTGTTGTTTGTTGCCCGTCCGGAAGATTTCGTACTCGGTGTTGCGGGGATACCAGACATGCGTGGCATCGACTGGAATGGGTTTGGGCTCTCGCGGGGTTGCATCGCTTTGCGGGCTTTCGGCGGGGGAGATCTCCGAAGAAGTGGTCCAATCGACCATGGGGAGGGCGACGTTGAGGTCTTCCGCGAGCAGGTTGGCCGGGATTTCGGCGGCGGCGCGGTGATTATGCGCATCACCTGAAAACCAGCCTTCACGGGCAAGATCGATCCAGCGCCGCAAGGCGATCTCGAGGCGAATATCCTCGGAAGCCACCATGATCGTGCGTGTTTCAGGGAAATATTCCTTACCGCATTCGACGCGAATCTCACAAGCGCCCGGAGGAAGCTCGACCCGCCAGGGATGGGCGGAGACGGCGGTGTGCTTTTCGATCGAGTTCGTGCTGAAGCCGCTTTGCCGGTCGTATTTCACGGCAAATCCGGTCAGCGAGGCGGACTTGGGAAAGTGCCAAACACCGCTGCTGGTGCTGCGAACATAGACGCGCGCCGCCATCGGCTTGCCTGTGCCGGCGTCCTTGATGATCCCGGTGAGCATCCGTTCCTTCCGGCGGGCGCGACGGTTTGCGGCGGCGGCGAGCGGTTGATCTGGCACCGGGTGACCGGATACATAGGGCGTGAGATCCCTCAGCGCGACGACTTTGAATCCATTGGTTTTGAGGTAAGTGAGATAAGCGCGGAACATTTTGGGGTCGGTATGCACCCAGGGATGGTCCCGATCGGGCACGCCGTGAAACTGCAACACGGCAATGCGACCGTCACGGGCTTGGTCCGCGGCTCTTCTGAAGTCGGCCAGGGTCCAGTCCGGACGTCCGTCTCCGGCGGAGGGGATGAGCAACGGGTGATCGAGTCCGGGTTCGTAGGCAAAGCCCCGGCCCCATTCGTAGGGGTGTTCGGGCGATCCGCCGCGGCGGGCGAGCGTGATGCCGGCTTGAGCGAGAATGGGGAGTGCCCCGGGGTGGAGCGCATTGCCGGGCCAGGCAAAACTCGTGGGTGCGGGGATGCCATGTTCCAGGCATCGATTCTTGATGCCGTCGAGTTCCAGGCGCAACCGTCCCAGGGTCTCGGCAGTGACGCTCAGATGGCTCATGGTGTGATTTCCAATTTCGAATCCGGCCCTGTGCAGTTGCGCGATTTCCTCCCAGGTCATGTAATCCTGCTTGTTCGTGGAGAAGCTGAACCCTTCCGTGATCAAGAAGGTGGCGCCGAATCCCATCTCGAGCAGGAGGGGGCGGACGACGGTGTAATGTGATTTGACCGAATCGTCGAAGGTGAGTGCAACGAGTTTATCCGGGACCGGCTTCGGGGATGCGGCGCTCACCCATGAACCGGCAGAAAGCAGGGCCATGGCACACAACAAAGGCGCGAAGGAGCGGAGCGCTGGGCCGATCAAAGCCGGGGAGCCTGGAATGGGGTGCATGCGGGGACTGTGTCAGAAAGTTGGGGTTCGGCAAAGCTGGATTGGGGAATGGAATCCTGATCCTGTTTCATCGGCAGCCACCGCGATTGGAAGTCCGAAGTTCACGTCTGAAAACGGGAGAGTTGCCTCAGCGGTAGGCAGAATCTTTCGGATGCTTGTGATTTGCAGCGGGAACTGGAAAACTCCTGCCGCCCACATGAAGACGGTTCTCATCATCGACGACGACAAGCCCTTTCGCGCTTTGTTGGTCCAGCATTTGGTGCAGGCGGGTTGGGAGGTCATTGAGGCTGAGGATGGTGAGGAGGGGTTGAAGATCACCTGGGAAAAGCGTCCGGAGATCGTGATTTGCGATCTGCATATGCCTCGGTCAAACGGGTTTCATTTCTGCCGGAATGTCGGGGCCCGCCGTGACATGGCCGGGCGCATCAAGATCATTATCACCACCGGGAGCACTTACGCGACGGACAAGATTAGCGCTTTGGAAGCAGGCGCCGACGCGTACTTGGAGAAGCCGATGCGGATCCCGGAATTGCTTCAACTTTTGACGCGATGGTCGGAAGAAATCGTGGGTAATGGGGGCGGTGCGGAGCTTGCCCCGACGCCGGCGTTGGAGGACAAAGGCATCGTGCGGTTTTGGGGAGTGCGCGGCTCGATCTCGTGTCCGGGGCCTTCCACGGTTTATTATGGCGGGAATACATCCTGTGTCGAAGTGCGATATGGCGATCAGATTATCGTGTTGGACGCCGGCACGGGCATTCGCGCTCTGGGGTTGTCGTTGGAAAAAGAGTTCAAGGATCAGCCCCTGGATCTCGTGGTGCTGATTTCCCACACGCACTGGGACCATATTCAGGGATTCCCCTTCTTTATTCCGGCCTATTTGCCCAAGAACCGGATTCGTTTGATTGGATTCGAGGGCGCGCGACGGGGGCTGGAATCGATCCTGTCGAGCCAGATGGAGAGCCCTTATTTTCCGGTCAGCCTGGAGCAGATGTCGGGCAATATTTCCGTCCAGGCGCAGCGGGAAATGAAGTTTACGATCGGCTCCATTGTCGTGACCGCTCAATTCGTCAATCATCCCGGAGTGTGCGTGGGCTACCGGCTTGATACTCCCCGCGGCTCCGTCGCTTATCTCCCGGACAACGAGCCTTATCAGCGGCTGAAGGTTCAGCGCAGCGGGGTGAAGCCTGGCGAGGCGACGGAGATTCTCGAATTCGCGCGCAGCCAGGATCAGAAGATCATCGAGTTTATCCGCGACGTGGACGTGCTCATCATCGACGCGCAGTACAATGACGAGGGGTATCGTTCGAGAGCGGGCTGGGGTCATGGCTGTGTCGATGATGTCGTGGCCATCGCCCTGATTGCTAAGGTGAAGCGGCTTTTCTTGTTCCATCATGACCCGGACCATGACGACGCGTTCATCACGCGCATGGTGGAGTGGGCGCGGCAACTCGTCTCGTTTGCCGGTGAGGACTTGCCGGTGGACGCGGCGCGGGAAGGACTCGAAGTCGTGCTGCGCCCGGTCTCGGAGGCCGCCCCCAGCTCTTCGTGAGTGCTTCCTGATGACCGAAGCCTCTTCCCCTCCCGCCTACATTATCGTGGACGAAGGGTCCCTGACCCTCAAGGTGGCGGCCTTGTCCGTGCTCGACCGGCTGTTGGTGGCCTTTCATCGGGCGGGAATTCGAGACATCACGGTGGTCTTTCGGGGACCCTTGCCCCCTTTGCCTCGATCCCGTTCCTGGGGCATCCCGTTTAAGGTAGCGCCGGATTGGAAGCCGGACGGATCGAACGTGCTGTGGTCCCGCTCGAATGTGCTGGTCCAAGATGCGGATGTGCGCGAGTTGCTCGCGCGCGGGGGCCGGTTGGTGACTCGTGACGGAGCATTTTTACCCATCGCGGCGGGACGTCCCGCGGGACTCGAATGGGAAAGCCAGGGGCTCGTGGATCTGCCCGCGGTGGTGACGCAAGGAGTGTCGGGTTTGATTCAGGACGCGGATTCGGCCGCGCGTGCGGGCCAAGCACTTTGGGCATCATTGACGAGCCGTTCCGATGGCTGGGTCGATCGTGTCTTCAATCGTCCGTGCGGGCGGTATCTTTCCAAGGTTTTGATCCACACCTCCGTGAGTCCCAACGCGGTTTCACTCGCTTCCATCGGGATTGGATTGGCGGCGGCGTGGCTGTTTTCCCTGGGGGCTTATCCGGCGCTGGTCTGGGGTGCGATCCTCTTTCAGTTCTCGGCGATTGTGGACTGTGTGGATGGGGACATTGCCCGGGTTTTATTCAAGGAATCCGCGCTGGGGAAGTGGCTGGATTTGGCAGGAGATCAAGTGGTTCATGTCGGCGTTTTCGCGGGCATCGCCTGGGGCATGGCGAAAGCGCCGGGAGAATCACCGGCTCTCGGATTGGGAGCCGCGGCGATTTTGGGAGCTTTGATTTCATTTGGAGTCGTGTTGCGGGGCATGCGTCAACCTGAGGCCAGCAAGGACGGACGTCTGCGCAATCTGATTGACGGCGCCACGAACCGGGACTTTTCCGTGGTCGTGCTGGTCTTGGCGCTCGTGAATCGGCTGGAATGGTTCTTGTGGATGGCAGCGGTGGGGAGTCATGTGTTTTGGCTGGCCGCGCTTTCGTTGCAACGCAGGACGCGGGCCCGTGAATGAGTCCGTTCCTCCGTCCATGGTTGAAGGTCGCTGCCGTGGCCGCCGGCGTGGGGATCTTCGCCTGGTTGGCGGCGCGAGTGGACTGGCGGGGGGTGGAGCAGTTGCTGGCGAAGGTCGGCTGGGCGGCTCCGTTGATCCTGGTGCCCTATTTCGTGGTTTATGTCGTGGATACTCTCGGGTGGAGGTGGTGTTTGCCGCCGGGCATGGAAATCCCCTTTGGGCGTTTGTTCCGGATTCGTTGGACAGGGGAGTCGGTCAATCAAGTGGTTCCTTCGGCCTACGTGGGAGGGGAGGCATTAAAGGTTTATTTGCTCGGGCGCTCGGGGGTCGCACCGGATGCCGGCGCCTGCTCCGCCGTTGTTTCGAAGACGGTGCAATCGGTCGCTCAGCTTATTTTCGTGCTTAGCGCGGCCCTGGCTGGATTTCATCTGTTGGGGAAGGATCAAGCGCTGCTCTGGGGCGTCGGGGTCGTCGTCTTCCTCGGAGCTTTGGGGTTGGCCACCTTCCTCGTGGTGTTACGGCAGGGGCTCTTCGAGACCTTGTTGAAACTGGCAACCTGGACGGGAATCGCGGTTTCGTGGATGTCCCGGCACCGGTCACGCTTACTGGAACTGGACCGGTCGATTCGAGAATTTGACTCGCGCCATCCAGGCCGCTTATTTCGTTCATTTCTATTTTACCTTGCGGGCTGGTTGCTGGACACTGTCGAGCTCCTGTTGGTGGCGTCATTGTTGGGCGTGCCGGTGAGTTGGTCTGAAGCCTTGGTGATGGAGGCCTTCACCGGCGTTGCGAAGGCGGTGGGGATGTGGATTCCGGGTTCGCTCGGGGTGCAGGAAGCGGGCATCGTGTTGCTGGGGCGGGTGACAGGACTTCCGGACGCCTTCGCGGTTTCCTACGCGGTCATTCGCCGGGCGCGCGAGACCGTTTTCGCACTGGCGGGACTGGGGATGCTCTTGATGGAGTCCGTGGATTGGACGCGGGTTCGCGGGTTGGCGAGCGAG
This window contains:
- a CDS encoding polysaccharide deacetylase family protein → MALLSAGSWVSAASPKPVPDKLVALTFDDSVKSHYTVVRPLLLEMGFGATFLITEGFSFSTNKQDYMTWEEIAQLHRAGFEIGNHTMSHLSVTAETLGRLRLELDGIKNRCLEHGIPAPTSFAWPGNALHPGALPILAQAGITLARRGGSPEHPYEWGRGFAYEPGLDHPLLIPSAGDGRPDWTLADFRRAADQARDGRIAVLQFHGVPDRDHPWVHTDPKMFRAYLTYLKTNGFKVVALRDLTPYVSGHPVPDQPLAAAANRRARRKERMLTGIIKDAGTGKPMAARVYVRSTSSGVWHFPKSASLTGFAVKYDRQSGFSTNSIEKHTAVSAHPWRVELPPGACEIRVECGKEYFPETRTIMVASEDIRLEIALRRWIDLAREGWFSGDAHNHRAAAEIPANLLAEDLNVALPMVDWTTSSEISPAESPQSDATPREPKPIPVDATHVWYPRNTEYEIFRTGNKQHTLGAVLILNHTTRFDQKVFPLRSIAEKARAEGALFDLEKHNWNWSLLLPPILNIDLYELANNHHWQTEFGVRNWAIPGAAWMNLPDAGTGIDTERAWTHYGFQTYYALLNCGFKIKPTAGTANGVHPVPMGFSRVYVHLDQPFSYERWIAGLSAGRSFVTTGPMITAQLGGQWPGARLTGSSDSPLATALSGRVRSEQALQSIEMIVNGDVVQTLTPLNQRTSAGSFVHELNVPVTLRRSGWVALRCFENRESGRVRFAHTAPWWVEIPGVPHRPKKVQVEWILQRVEEEIARSSPLLPDSGKQEFHMALDHYRKLLAIAEP
- a CDS encoding response regulator; this translates as MAHNKGAKERSAGPIKAGEPGMGCMRGLCQKVGVRQSWIGEWNPDPVSSAATAIGSPKFTSENGRVASAVGRIFRMLVICSGNWKTPAAHMKTVLIIDDDKPFRALLVQHLVQAGWEVIEAEDGEEGLKITWEKRPEIVICDLHMPRSNGFHFCRNVGARRDMAGRIKIIITTGSTYATDKISALEAGADAYLEKPMRIPELLQLLTRWSEEIVGNGGGAELAPTPALEDKGIVRFWGVRGSISCPGPSTVYYGGNTSCVEVRYGDQIIVLDAGTGIRALGLSLEKEFKDQPLDLVVLISHTHWDHIQGFPFFIPAYLPKNRIRLIGFEGARRGLESILSSQMESPYFPVSLEQMSGNISVQAQREMKFTIGSIVVTAQFVNHPGVCVGYRLDTPRGSVAYLPDNEPYQRLKVQRSGVKPGEATEILEFARSQDQKIIEFIRDVDVLIIDAQYNDEGYRSRAGWGHGCVDDVVAIALIAKVKRLFLFHHDPDHDDAFITRMVEWARQLVSFAGEDLPVDAAREGLEVVLRPVSEAAPSSS
- a CDS encoding CDP-alcohol phosphatidyltransferase family protein, with amino-acid sequence MTRTMTTRSSRAWWSGRGNSSRLPVRTCRWTRRGKDSKSCCARSRRPPPALRECFLMTEASSPPAYIIVDEGSLTLKVAALSVLDRLLVAFHRAGIRDITVVFRGPLPPLPRSRSWGIPFKVAPDWKPDGSNVLWSRSNVLVQDADVRELLARGGRLVTRDGAFLPIAAGRPAGLEWESQGLVDLPAVVTQGVSGLIQDADSAARAGQALWASLTSRSDGWVDRVFNRPCGRYLSKVLIHTSVSPNAVSLASIGIGLAAAWLFSLGAYPALVWGAILFQFSAIVDCVDGDIARVLFKESALGKWLDLAGDQVVHVGVFAGIAWGMAKAPGESPALGLGAAAILGALISFGVVLRGMRQPEASKDGRLRNLIDGATNRDFSVVVLVLALVNRLEWFLWMAAVGSHVFWLAALSLQRRTRARE
- a CDS encoding flippase-like domain-containing protein yields the protein MSPFLRPWLKVAAVAAGVGIFAWLAARVDWRGVEQLLAKVGWAAPLILVPYFVVYVVDTLGWRWCLPPGMEIPFGRLFRIRWTGESVNQVVPSAYVGGEALKVYLLGRSGVAPDAGACSAVVSKTVQSVAQLIFVLSAALAGFHLLGKDQALLWGVGVVVFLGALGLATFLVVLRQGLFETLLKLATWTGIAVSWMSRHRSRLLELDRSIREFDSRHPGRLFRSFLFYLAGWLLDTVELLLVASLLGVPVSWSEALVMEAFTGVAKAVGMWIPGSLGVQEAGIVLLGRVTGLPDAFAVSYAVIRRARETVFALAGLGMLLMESVDWTRVRGLASEKRPPHETKQ